A window of the Pongo abelii isolate AG06213 chromosome 10, NHGRI_mPonAbe1-v2.0_pri, whole genome shotgun sequence genome harbors these coding sequences:
- the C10H12orf43 gene encoding protein CUSTOS isoform X4, translating into MEAPSGTVSDLESSNSSSDAEELERCREAAMPAWGLERRPHVAVKPRAGAANNQLSTSQPSLSFITISEAAKEPTKAKVQKAASEDDGFRLFFTSVPGDREKEESPQPRRKRQPSSSSEDSDEEWRRCREAAVSASDILQESAIHSPGTVEKEAKKKRKLKKKAKKVASVDSAVAATTPTSMATVQKQKSGELNGDQVSLGTKRKKKKKKAKKASEASPFPPAKSATAVPAN; encoded by the exons ATGGAGGCGCCCAGTGGCACTGTGAGCGATTTGGAAAGTAGTAACAGCAGTAGCGATGCGGAGGAGCTGGAGCGGTGCCGCGAGGCGGCAATGCCGGCCTGGGGGTTGGAGCGTCGCCCGCATGTGGCAGTGAAGCCAAGAGCCG GTGCTGCAAATAACCAGTTGTCAACCTCCCAACCGAGCCTCAG CTTCATTACCATCTCAGAAGCAGCAAAGGAGCCAACAAAAGCTAAGGTACAGAAAGCTGCTTCAGAGGATGATG GTTTCCGCCTTTTCTTCACATCTGTCCCTGGAGACCGTGAGAAGGAAGAGTCTCCCCAACCCCGCCGAAAGCGACAGCCCTCCAGCTCCAG TGAGGACAGTGACGAGGAGTGGCGGCGGTGCCGGGAGGCAGCTGTGTCGGCGTCCGACATTCTGCAGGAGTCAGCCATCCACAGCCCTGGCACAGTGGAGAAGGaggcaaagaagaaaaggaagttgaaaaagaaagccaagaaggtggccagTGTCGACTCGGCTGTCGCTGCCACCACTCCCACCAGCATGGCCACAGTCCAGAAGCAGAAGTCAGGTGAGCTCAACGGGGACCAGGTGTCACTTGggaccaaaaggaagaaaaagaagaaaaaggcaaagaaggccaGCGAGGCCtctccattcccaccagcaaagaGTGCCACAGCTGTACCTGCAAACTGA
- the C10H12orf43 gene encoding protein CUSTOS isoform X6, which yields MFCQNPGAANNQLSTSQPSLRHKVDEHEQDGNELQTTPEFRAHVAKKLGALLDSFITISEAAKEPTKAKVQKAASEDDGFRLFFTSVPGDREKEESPQPRRKRQPSSSSEDSDEEWRRCREAAVSASDILQESAIHSPGTVEKEAKKKRKLKKKAKKVASVDSAVAATTPTSMATVQKQKSGELNGDQVSLGTKRKKKKKKAKKASEASPFPPAKSATAVPAN from the exons ATGTTCTGTCAAAACCCAG GTGCTGCAAATAACCAGTTGTCAACCTCCCAACCGAGCCTCAG GCATAAGGTCGATGAGCATGAACAAGATGGCAATGAGCTTCAGACCACCCCTGAATTCCGAGCCCACGTAGCCAAGAAGCTGGGAGCCCTGCTGGACAG CTTCATTACCATCTCAGAAGCAGCAAAGGAGCCAACAAAAGCTAAGGTACAGAAAGCTGCTTCAGAGGATGATG GTTTCCGCCTTTTCTTCACATCTGTCCCTGGAGACCGTGAGAAGGAAGAGTCTCCCCAACCCCGCCGAAAGCGACAGCCCTCCAGCTCCAG TGAGGACAGTGACGAGGAGTGGCGGCGGTGCCGGGAGGCAGCTGTGTCGGCGTCCGACATTCTGCAGGAGTCAGCCATCCACAGCCCTGGCACAGTGGAGAAGGaggcaaagaagaaaaggaagttgaaaaagaaagccaagaaggtggccagTGTCGACTCGGCTGTCGCTGCCACCACTCCCACCAGCATGGCCACAGTCCAGAAGCAGAAGTCAGGTGAGCTCAACGGGGACCAGGTGTCACTTGggaccaaaaggaagaaaaagaagaaaaaggcaaagaaggccaGCGAGGCCtctccattcccaccagcaaagaGTGCCACAGCTGTACCTGCAAACTGA
- the C10H12orf43 gene encoding protein CUSTOS isoform X2 encodes MEAPSGTVSDLESSNSSSDAEELERCREAAMPAWGLERRPHVAVKPRAGAANNQLSTSQPSLRHKVDEHEQDGNELQTTPEFRAHVAKKLGALLDSFITISEAAKEPTKAKVQKAASEDDGFRLFFTSVPGDREKEESPQPRRKRQPSSSSEDSDEEWRRCREAAVSASDILQESAIHSPGTVEKEAKKKRKLKKKAKKVASVDSAVAATTPTSMATVQKQKSGELNGDQVSLGTKRKKKKKKAKKASEASPFPPAKSATAVPAN; translated from the exons ATGGAGGCGCCCAGTGGCACTGTGAGCGATTTGGAAAGTAGTAACAGCAGTAGCGATGCGGAGGAGCTGGAGCGGTGCCGCGAGGCGGCAATGCCGGCCTGGGGGTTGGAGCGTCGCCCGCATGTGGCAGTGAAGCCAAGAGCCG GTGCTGCAAATAACCAGTTGTCAACCTCCCAACCGAGCCTCAG GCATAAGGTCGATGAGCATGAACAAGATGGCAATGAGCTTCAGACCACCCCTGAATTCCGAGCCCACGTAGCCAAGAAGCTGGGAGCCCTGCTGGACAG CTTCATTACCATCTCAGAAGCAGCAAAGGAGCCAACAAAAGCTAAGGTACAGAAAGCTGCTTCAGAGGATGATG GTTTCCGCCTTTTCTTCACATCTGTCCCTGGAGACCGTGAGAAGGAAGAGTCTCCCCAACCCCGCCGAAAGCGACAGCCCTCCAGCTCCAG TGAGGACAGTGACGAGGAGTGGCGGCGGTGCCGGGAGGCAGCTGTGTCGGCGTCCGACATTCTGCAGGAGTCAGCCATCCACAGCCCTGGCACAGTGGAGAAGGaggcaaagaagaaaaggaagttgaaaaagaaagccaagaaggtggccagTGTCGACTCGGCTGTCGCTGCCACCACTCCCACCAGCATGGCCACAGTCCAGAAGCAGAAGTCAGGTGAGCTCAACGGGGACCAGGTGTCACTTGggaccaaaaggaagaaaaagaagaaaaaggcaaagaaggccaGCGAGGCCtctccattcccaccagcaaagaGTGCCACAGCTGTACCTGCAAACTGA
- the C10H12orf43 gene encoding protein CUSTOS isoform X3, with protein sequence MEAPSGTVSDLESSNSSSDAEELERCREAAMPAWGLERRPHVAVKPRAGAANNQLSTSQPSLSFITISEAAKEPTKAKVQKAASEDDGFRLFFTSVPGDREKEESPQPRRKRQPSSSSSEDSDEEWRRCREAAVSASDILQESAIHSPGTVEKEAKKKRKLKKKAKKVASVDSAVAATTPTSMATVQKQKSGELNGDQVSLGTKRKKKKKKAKKASEASPFPPAKSATAVPAN encoded by the exons ATGGAGGCGCCCAGTGGCACTGTGAGCGATTTGGAAAGTAGTAACAGCAGTAGCGATGCGGAGGAGCTGGAGCGGTGCCGCGAGGCGGCAATGCCGGCCTGGGGGTTGGAGCGTCGCCCGCATGTGGCAGTGAAGCCAAGAGCCG GTGCTGCAAATAACCAGTTGTCAACCTCCCAACCGAGCCTCAG CTTCATTACCATCTCAGAAGCAGCAAAGGAGCCAACAAAAGCTAAGGTACAGAAAGCTGCTTCAGAGGATGATG GTTTCCGCCTTTTCTTCACATCTGTCCCTGGAGACCGTGAGAAGGAAGAGTCTCCCCAACCCCGCCGAAAGCGACAGCCCTCCAGCTCCAG CAGTGAGGACAGTGACGAGGAGTGGCGGCGGTGCCGGGAGGCAGCTGTGTCGGCGTCCGACATTCTGCAGGAGTCAGCCATCCACAGCCCTGGCACAGTGGAGAAGGaggcaaagaagaaaaggaagttgaaaaagaaagccaagaaggtggccagTGTCGACTCGGCTGTCGCTGCCACCACTCCCACCAGCATGGCCACAGTCCAGAAGCAGAAGTCAGGTGAGCTCAACGGGGACCAGGTGTCACTTGggaccaaaaggaagaaaaagaagaaaaaggcaaagaaggccaGCGAGGCCtctccattcccaccagcaaagaGTGCCACAGCTGTACCTGCAAACTGA
- the C10H12orf43 gene encoding protein CUSTOS isoform X5: MFCQNPGAANNQLSTSQPSLRHKVDEHEQDGNELQTTPEFRAHVAKKLGALLDSFITISEAAKEPTKAKVQKAASEDDGFRLFFTSVPGDREKEESPQPRRKRQPSSSSSEDSDEEWRRCREAAVSASDILQESAIHSPGTVEKEAKKKRKLKKKAKKVASVDSAVAATTPTSMATVQKQKSGELNGDQVSLGTKRKKKKKKAKKASEASPFPPAKSATAVPAN, translated from the exons ATGTTCTGTCAAAACCCAG GTGCTGCAAATAACCAGTTGTCAACCTCCCAACCGAGCCTCAG GCATAAGGTCGATGAGCATGAACAAGATGGCAATGAGCTTCAGACCACCCCTGAATTCCGAGCCCACGTAGCCAAGAAGCTGGGAGCCCTGCTGGACAG CTTCATTACCATCTCAGAAGCAGCAAAGGAGCCAACAAAAGCTAAGGTACAGAAAGCTGCTTCAGAGGATGATG GTTTCCGCCTTTTCTTCACATCTGTCCCTGGAGACCGTGAGAAGGAAGAGTCTCCCCAACCCCGCCGAAAGCGACAGCCCTCCAGCTCCAG CAGTGAGGACAGTGACGAGGAGTGGCGGCGGTGCCGGGAGGCAGCTGTGTCGGCGTCCGACATTCTGCAGGAGTCAGCCATCCACAGCCCTGGCACAGTGGAGAAGGaggcaaagaagaaaaggaagttgaaaaagaaagccaagaaggtggccagTGTCGACTCGGCTGTCGCTGCCACCACTCCCACCAGCATGGCCACAGTCCAGAAGCAGAAGTCAGGTGAGCTCAACGGGGACCAGGTGTCACTTGggaccaaaaggaagaaaaagaagaaaaaggcaaagaaggccaGCGAGGCCtctccattcccaccagcaaagaGTGCCACAGCTGTACCTGCAAACTGA
- the C10H12orf43 gene encoding protein CUSTOS isoform X7, with translation MQPQPPGPKQSSHLNFLSSWDHRHTPPPLANYLFSLETGSRYVAQAGLELLASSHLPTLAFQSSGTTGFRLFFTSVPGDREKEESPQPRRKRQPSSSSSEDSDEEWRRCREAAVSASDILQESAIHSPGTVEKEAKKKRKLKKKAKKVASVDSAVAATTPTSMATVQKQKSGELNGDQVSLGTKRKKKKKKAKKASEASPFPPAKSATAVPAN, from the exons atgcagcctcaacctcccggacccaagcagtcctcccacctcaacttcctgagtagctgggaccacagacacacaccaccacccctggctaattatttattttctttagagacaggatctcgctatgttgcccaggctggtcttgaactcctggcctcaagccatctgcccaccttagccttccaaagttctgggactacag GTTTCCGCCTTTTCTTCACATCTGTCCCTGGAGACCGTGAGAAGGAAGAGTCTCCCCAACCCCGCCGAAAGCGACAGCCCTCCAGCTCCAG CAGTGAGGACAGTGACGAGGAGTGGCGGCGGTGCCGGGAGGCAGCTGTGTCGGCGTCCGACATTCTGCAGGAGTCAGCCATCCACAGCCCTGGCACAGTGGAGAAGGaggcaaagaagaaaaggaagttgaaaaagaaagccaagaaggtggccagTGTCGACTCGGCTGTCGCTGCCACCACTCCCACCAGCATGGCCACAGTCCAGAAGCAGAAGTCAGGTGAGCTCAACGGGGACCAGGTGTCACTTGggaccaaaaggaagaaaaagaagaaaaaggcaaagaaggccaGCGAGGCCtctccattcccaccagcaaagaGTGCCACAGCTGTACCTGCAAACTGA
- the C10H12orf43 gene encoding protein CUSTOS isoform X1, producing MEAPSGTVSDLESSNSSSDAEELERCREAAMPAWGLERRPHVAVKPRAGAANNQLSTSQPSLRHKVDEHEQDGNELQTTPEFRAHVAKKLGALLDSFITISEAAKEPTKAKVQKAASEDDGFRLFFTSVPGDREKEESPQPRRKRQPSSSSSEDSDEEWRRCREAAVSASDILQESAIHSPGTVEKEAKKKRKLKKKAKKVASVDSAVAATTPTSMATVQKQKSGELNGDQVSLGTKRKKKKKKAKKASEASPFPPAKSATAVPAN from the exons ATGGAGGCGCCCAGTGGCACTGTGAGCGATTTGGAAAGTAGTAACAGCAGTAGCGATGCGGAGGAGCTGGAGCGGTGCCGCGAGGCGGCAATGCCGGCCTGGGGGTTGGAGCGTCGCCCGCATGTGGCAGTGAAGCCAAGAGCCG GTGCTGCAAATAACCAGTTGTCAACCTCCCAACCGAGCCTCAG GCATAAGGTCGATGAGCATGAACAAGATGGCAATGAGCTTCAGACCACCCCTGAATTCCGAGCCCACGTAGCCAAGAAGCTGGGAGCCCTGCTGGACAG CTTCATTACCATCTCAGAAGCAGCAAAGGAGCCAACAAAAGCTAAGGTACAGAAAGCTGCTTCAGAGGATGATG GTTTCCGCCTTTTCTTCACATCTGTCCCTGGAGACCGTGAGAAGGAAGAGTCTCCCCAACCCCGCCGAAAGCGACAGCCCTCCAGCTCCAG CAGTGAGGACAGTGACGAGGAGTGGCGGCGGTGCCGGGAGGCAGCTGTGTCGGCGTCCGACATTCTGCAGGAGTCAGCCATCCACAGCCCTGGCACAGTGGAGAAGGaggcaaagaagaaaaggaagttgaaaaagaaagccaagaaggtggccagTGTCGACTCGGCTGTCGCTGCCACCACTCCCACCAGCATGGCCACAGTCCAGAAGCAGAAGTCAGGTGAGCTCAACGGGGACCAGGTGTCACTTGggaccaaaaggaagaaaaagaagaaaaaggcaaagaaggccaGCGAGGCCtctccattcccaccagcaaagaGTGCCACAGCTGTACCTGCAAACTGA